In a genomic window of Maricaulis maris MCS10:
- the rph gene encoding ribonuclease PH: protein MRPHGRARDAMREIKLEAGVSVYAEGSCLARFGGTHVLCTASIEESVPPWMRGGGKGWVTAEYGMLPRATHTRSRREATAGKQSGRTQEIQRLIGRSLRAVVDLKALGERQITIDCDVLQADGGTRTAAITGAWVALKQATGYLIEEGLLTSDPVHGQLAAISCGVIDGETRLDLEYEEDRRAEADANFVLTDTGGIVEIQATAEDKPIPETDFDLLFALAKAGVVDLCEAQLAALKG from the coding sequence ACCCCATGGACGCGCTCGCGATGCAATGCGTGAAATCAAGCTGGAAGCCGGTGTCTCGGTCTATGCGGAGGGCTCCTGCCTGGCTCGCTTCGGTGGCACGCATGTGCTGTGCACGGCCAGCATCGAAGAGAGCGTGCCGCCATGGATGCGCGGGGGCGGCAAGGGCTGGGTGACAGCAGAATACGGCATGCTGCCGCGGGCCACCCATACACGGTCACGCCGTGAGGCGACCGCCGGCAAGCAGTCCGGCCGGACCCAGGAAATCCAGCGCCTGATCGGTCGCTCCCTGCGCGCCGTCGTGGATCTCAAGGCGCTCGGTGAACGCCAGATCACCATCGACTGTGATGTGCTGCAGGCCGATGGCGGCACACGCACAGCAGCAATCACCGGCGCCTGGGTCGCACTCAAGCAGGCCACCGGATATCTGATCGAGGAAGGCTTGCTGACCAGCGACCCGGTGCACGGCCAGCTCGCGGCCATCTCCTGCGGCGTGATTGATGGTGAGACCCGCCTCGACCTCGAATACGAGGAAGACCGTCGCGCCGAGGCCGACGCCAATTTCGTCCTCACCGACACAGGCGGCATCGTCGAGATCCAGGCCACGGCGGAAGACAAGCCGATTCCGGAGACCGATTTCGACCTGCTGTTCGCGCTCGCCAAGGCCGGTGTTGTCGATCTGTGCGAGGCGCAACTTGCAGCGTTGAAGGGTTAG
- a CDS encoding alpha/beta hydrolase: protein MFIFLLGIISGLLATDEPDQPVQSINPDGEPGCTLDEHAYCQLIGAVDFQSASDHLGEAIQSYWINDDVIYIAARRAVGPVRLCCALQSEMEHVGEDVWATAFRLSRIDEAFIDIWPIPLPDQDTMNWRTTPKYRGPGAPPPVRRAEMSDARMTRIIMPAIALDHERSIYIYQPAEPQNPHQVPVVYLADGGNAYDYGPIADSLAQSCLIEPVIIVGLATENPAAGDPRSQSRLRAGDYLWEFDQPRYFAHERFLLEEVLPLVEEQYGGSTLARERMLSGNSNGAAWAISTALRHPDRFGVVGAASFGWLDALQASDSISRHVAFEISAGLYEPNFLPDSEEAVRRITEAGGQANLTVYASGHSPLAFEQLFASTLTEAFPAAEDCVPASD, encoded by the coding sequence ATGTTCATTTTCTTATTGGGTATCATTTCCGGATTGCTTGCCACCGACGAGCCTGATCAACCCGTTCAATCGATCAACCCGGACGGGGAACCCGGTTGTACCCTCGACGAGCACGCATATTGCCAACTTATTGGAGCCGTGGACTTTCAATCAGCCTCAGACCATCTCGGGGAGGCTATCCAGTCCTACTGGATTAATGACGATGTGATCTACATCGCGGCCCGACGCGCCGTTGGCCCGGTTCGATTGTGCTGCGCCTTGCAATCGGAAATGGAACACGTCGGCGAAGATGTTTGGGCCACCGCCTTCAGGCTATCTCGCATCGACGAAGCGTTTATCGACATCTGGCCCATTCCGTTACCGGACCAAGACACAATGAACTGGCGTACAACGCCAAAATATCGTGGACCGGGGGCGCCGCCGCCCGTGCGGCGCGCGGAGATGTCCGACGCTCGAATGACCCGCATCATCATGCCGGCTATCGCACTCGACCACGAGCGATCTATATATATCTACCAGCCAGCAGAGCCTCAAAATCCTCATCAAGTCCCAGTCGTGTATCTGGCAGATGGCGGGAATGCCTATGACTATGGGCCAATTGCCGATTCACTCGCACAGTCCTGCCTCATCGAGCCAGTTATCATTGTCGGATTAGCCACCGAAAACCCCGCAGCAGGTGATCCTCGATCCCAGTCCCGACTTCGCGCTGGCGATTATCTCTGGGAATTTGATCAGCCTCGATACTTCGCTCATGAGCGCTTCCTGCTCGAGGAGGTCTTGCCACTGGTTGAAGAACAGTACGGCGGATCGACGCTCGCCAGAGAGCGCATGCTGTCGGGAAACTCGAATGGAGCGGCCTGGGCTATTTCAACCGCCTTGAGGCACCCGGACCGCTTTGGTGTCGTCGGCGCGGCATCATTTGGCTGGCTTGATGCGCTTCAGGCGTCCGATTCGATCAGCCGGCACGTAGCCTTCGAGATCAGCGCCGGGCTCTACGAGCCGAATTTTCTCCCAGATAGTGAGGAAGCTGTACGCCGCATCACTGAAGCAGGCGGTCAAGCAAACCTCACCGTTTACGCTTCCGGCCATTCACCGCTGGCTTTCGAACAGCTGTTCGCCTCCACCCTCACTGAAGCCTTTCCGGCAGCCGAGGACTGCGTGCCCGCTTCCGACTAA
- a CDS encoding helix-turn-helix domain-containing protein has protein sequence MPIRVTLDRMLLERRMSLTELCDRVGITMANLSILKTGKAKAVRFSTLEALCRELGCQPGDLLGFDDEDDDADAAG, from the coding sequence ATGCCCATTCGCGTCACTCTTGATCGCATGCTCCTCGAGCGCCGCATGTCGCTGACCGAACTCTGCGACCGTGTCGGTATCACCATGGCCAACCTGTCCATCCTCAAGACAGGCAAGGCCAAGGCCGTCCGCTTCTCGACCCTGGAAGCGCTCTGCCGCGAACTGGGTTGCCAACCCGGCGACCTGCTTGGATTTGATGATGAGGATGACGACGCCGACGCAGCCGGATAG
- a CDS encoding DUF2975 domain-containing protein, which translates to MKTLGSGSLVSVLKVVLDIVWYLAWGLLAFAALVLIATGTLLAMDWLGYSPNFLTDLFQAIRDFGGAYPILIAHIIAFLVVNDRLRRIFSTLVAGDPFVPENAGHLRMIAIAIAVFQVLRYLTQGAVAMVMTLLHADAPVVGGVEINKLGSFDLGAWFAVLALLVLAEVFREGARMRQEQKLTI; encoded by the coding sequence ATGAAGACACTGGGGAGCGGATCACTGGTATCCGTCTTGAAGGTGGTACTGGACATTGTCTGGTACCTGGCCTGGGGTCTGTTGGCCTTTGCTGCCCTTGTCCTGATTGCCACAGGAACCCTCCTGGCGATGGACTGGCTCGGCTATTCGCCGAATTTCCTGACCGACCTGTTTCAGGCGATCCGGGATTTTGGTGGGGCCTATCCGATCCTGATCGCCCACATAATCGCATTCCTGGTCGTCAATGACCGACTTCGCCGGATCTTTTCAACGCTTGTCGCCGGCGACCCCTTTGTGCCCGAGAATGCCGGTCATCTCCGCATGATCGCGATCGCCATCGCCGTCTTCCAGGTTCTGCGCTATCTCACCCAGGGCGCTGTCGCGATGGTGATGACCTTGTTGCACGCCGATGCGCCGGTCGTCGGCGGGGTGGAAATCAACAAGCTGGGCAGTTTCGACCTCGGCGCCTGGTTTGCCGTTCTGGCGTTGTTGGTACTGGCGGAAGTGTTCCGCGAAGGCGCGCGGATGCGCCAAGAACAAAAACTGACGATATAG
- the rdgB gene encoding RdgB/HAM1 family non-canonical purine NTP pyrophosphatase encodes MVRETWVLASHNAGKIKEMEQILAPFGVTLKSAADLDLPEPEETETTFRGNAALKARAACEATGLPCVADDSGLAVDALGGDPGIYSARWAGEPRDFQRAMQRVDTELSRAGVPDRTARFVCTIALARPGSEVRFFEGEVVGEIVWPPRGAGGFGYDPIFQPLGHDITFGEMSADGKRQLSHRARALDAMIAAEFGS; translated from the coding sequence ATGGTGCGCGAAACCTGGGTCCTCGCCAGTCATAACGCGGGCAAGATCAAGGAGATGGAGCAGATTCTCGCGCCATTTGGCGTGACCCTGAAAAGTGCTGCAGACCTCGACTTGCCTGAACCCGAAGAAACCGAAACGACATTTCGGGGTAATGCGGCCCTGAAGGCGCGCGCCGCCTGTGAAGCGACCGGCTTGCCCTGTGTCGCTGACGATTCCGGTCTGGCGGTCGATGCGCTGGGTGGCGATCCCGGTATTTACTCAGCCCGCTGGGCTGGTGAGCCGCGGGACTTCCAGCGCGCGATGCAGCGGGTCGATACCGAATTGTCCCGCGCCGGAGTGCCCGACCGGACCGCAAGATTTGTCTGCACGATAGCGCTGGCACGTCCCGGGTCGGAGGTTCGCTTCTTCGAAGGTGAAGTCGTCGGCGAGATTGTGTGGCCGCCCCGTGGGGCCGGTGGATTTGGCTATGACCCGATCTTCCAGCCTCTGGGACACGACATCACGTTTGGAGAAATGAGTGCCGACGGCAAGCGCCAGCTCAGCCATAGGGCGCGTGCTCTCGATGCCATGATCGCCGCCGAGTTCGGTTCGTGA
- the hemW gene encoding radical SAM family heme chaperone HemW encodes MTGTGDRQLGNALGLYLHWPYCARICPYCDFNVYRPKGDDEALLSAILADMADWRDKTGGRRLASLHFGGGTPSLMKPDWIARVIDAADSLWGFEDGAEIGLEANPADRARFAAIGKVGVARLSLGVQSFDDRVLAALGRDHDGAQARQAIEAALSAFERVSVDMIYAQSGQTNDAWKRELGEALTSGAGHVSAYQLTIEPGTAFGKRSERGETLAVDGDGAAVLYEATQTLCASQGFPAYEVSNHARSPADQSVHNRIYWEGGDWIGVGPGAHGRLGQSTLDGRVATTACRRPIDYITAVNTTGSGVGADGTERLAPGDDLVERAFLGLRVTDGLDLDHLHRTTGVALNAEAIDRMIGDGFLQRAGVRLRLTEQGRLLADRVTREILP; translated from the coding sequence GTGACCGGAACGGGCGACCGCCAGCTCGGCAATGCGCTCGGGCTCTACCTGCATTGGCCCTATTGCGCCCGGATCTGCCCCTATTGTGACTTCAACGTCTATCGCCCCAAGGGCGATGACGAGGCGCTGCTGAGCGCCATTCTGGCCGATATGGCGGACTGGCGGGACAAGACCGGCGGTCGGCGACTGGCGAGCCTTCACTTTGGTGGCGGTACACCATCCCTCATGAAGCCGGACTGGATCGCCCGCGTGATCGACGCCGCAGATAGCCTCTGGGGCTTTGAAGACGGGGCGGAAATCGGACTGGAAGCGAACCCGGCGGACCGGGCGCGATTTGCGGCGATCGGCAAGGTCGGCGTTGCGCGACTCTCCCTGGGTGTCCAGAGTTTTGACGATCGGGTTCTTGCGGCGCTGGGCCGCGACCATGACGGCGCCCAGGCGCGTCAGGCCATCGAGGCGGCGCTTTCGGCGTTCGAACGGGTTTCCGTCGACATGATCTACGCCCAGTCAGGCCAGACCAATGATGCCTGGAAGCGTGAGCTGGGTGAGGCCCTGACCAGCGGTGCCGGCCATGTCTCGGCCTATCAACTCACCATCGAGCCGGGGACTGCTTTCGGCAAGCGCTCCGAGCGCGGCGAAACCCTGGCAGTCGATGGCGACGGAGCGGCTGTTCTCTATGAGGCCACGCAGACGCTATGCGCGAGCCAAGGGTTTCCGGCCTATGAGGTGTCCAATCACGCCCGCTCGCCGGCCGATCAGTCGGTCCATAACCGTATCTACTGGGAAGGCGGTGACTGGATCGGCGTCGGTCCGGGGGCCCATGGCCGGTTGGGGCAATCAACACTCGATGGCCGGGTCGCGACCACAGCCTGCCGTCGACCGATCGATTATATCACTGCCGTCAATACGACCGGTTCCGGTGTCGGGGCCGATGGGACCGAACGGCTGGCACCGGGCGACGACCTGGTAGAGCGCGCCTTTCTCGGCCTGCGTGTCACCGACGGGCTGGACCTGGATCATCTCCACCGGACAACAGGTGTCGCCCTGAATGCAGAGGCTATCGACCGGATGATCGGCGATGGTTTTCTGCAACGGGCCGGTGTCCGCTTGAGGCTGACCGAACAGGGCCGTCTGCTCGCCGACCGCGTGACCCGGGAAATCCTGCCCTAG
- a CDS encoding penicillin-binding protein activator gives MLSVFNSRIASPIGTLAQSRALRCLAVISMVGALAACGTTQTTPPPPVIIPQEPIVEQPVEIEPEPVEEPVATGLIPPHMANRDLARVAVLLPFSADSSGARSEAIRLLHSAELALFERGSGNLLMIPKDTQGTAEGAREAARAAVEDGADIIIGPLFGPAVSAAGQVARQAGIPIIAFTTDTTVAGDGVYLMSFPPEIEVARITEYATRRGVERFAYLGPQNRYGMAVHAALQDNAALTGGYIAAESFYTGDVEAMARASARLAEGVFEPLTPEEADELRLLEWEPDPEAPFQAVMLPEGGTRLRALGPLLISQAVDPLVVRFLGTGLWNDPDLLREPALRGGWFAGPDLSARTAFETAYESSYGSEPSRIASLAYDAMSLAAHLDGGERGFSREAIEEDQGFLGADGLFRFRATGMIERGLAIYEMRSRGFREIEPAPLSFEPEAAF, from the coding sequence ATGCTTTCAGTCTTCAATTCGCGTATCGCCTCGCCGATCGGCACTCTGGCACAAAGCCGCGCCCTGCGCTGCCTTGCTGTCATCTCGATGGTCGGCGCCCTTGCAGCGTGCGGCACGACCCAGACCACACCGCCGCCGCCTGTCATCATTCCGCAGGAACCCATCGTCGAGCAACCGGTCGAGATCGAGCCGGAACCGGTCGAGGAACCGGTCGCGACCGGACTCATCCCGCCACACATGGCCAACCGTGACCTCGCCCGTGTTGCTGTCCTGCTGCCGTTCTCGGCCGACAGCTCCGGTGCCCGATCCGAAGCGATACGACTATTGCATTCGGCCGAACTCGCGCTGTTTGAACGCGGCAGCGGCAATTTGCTGATGATTCCGAAAGATACCCAGGGTACCGCCGAGGGCGCCCGTGAGGCAGCCCGCGCCGCCGTCGAGGATGGTGCCGACATCATCATCGGCCCATTGTTCGGCCCGGCAGTGTCAGCAGCAGGCCAGGTTGCTCGGCAGGCCGGCATACCGATCATCGCCTTCACGACAGATACCACCGTCGCCGGCGACGGCGTCTATCTGATGAGTTTCCCGCCCGAGATCGAGGTCGCCCGGATTACAGAGTATGCGACCCGTCGCGGTGTCGAGCGTTTCGCCTATCTCGGCCCGCAGAACCGTTATGGCATGGCGGTGCACGCGGCGCTGCAGGACAATGCCGCACTGACCGGCGGATACATTGCGGCCGAGAGTTTCTATACCGGTGATGTCGAGGCCATGGCCCGCGCCTCGGCCCGTTTGGCGGAAGGTGTTTTTGAGCCGCTGACACCGGAAGAAGCCGACGAGTTGCGGCTGCTGGAGTGGGAGCCCGATCCGGAAGCGCCGTTCCAGGCTGTGATGCTGCCGGAAGGTGGCACCCGCCTGCGGGCGCTGGGGCCGCTCCTGATTTCCCAGGCTGTCGACCCTCTTGTGGTCCGCTTTCTGGGCACCGGCCTGTGGAATGATCCCGACCTTTTGCGTGAGCCCGCCCTGCGGGGCGGCTGGTTTGCCGGACCCGACCTGAGCGCCCGCACGGCCTTTGAGACGGCTTATGAATCCAGCTATGGCAGCGAACCATCGCGGATCGCCAGCCTCGCCTATGACGCCATGAGCCTGGCAGCTCATCTGGATGGTGGCGAGCGTGGCTTCAGCCGTGAGGCAATTGAAGAAGACCAGGGCTTCCTGGGTGCCGACGGCCTGTTCCGCTTCCGGGCAACCGGCATGATCGAACGCGGCCTGGCCATCTATGAGATGCGGTCACGCGGATTCCGCGAGATCGAACCGGCTCCGCTGTCATTCGAACCGGAAGCCGCATTCTAG
- the rsmI gene encoding 16S rRNA (cytidine(1402)-2'-O)-methyltransferase, which translates to MTETSREILGEAIRRGGKEQALGPGLYLVSTPIGNLRDITLRALDVLGQADRVLAEDTRVTRRLIDAYGLKVELTAYHDHNGERVRPGILDDLEAGARIALVSDAGTPLVSDPGYKLARDAIAAGIPVIAIPGASAVLAALAIAGLPTDCFTFAGFPPQKAGPREAWLEPFRHVPGSLVFYEGVSRLPAMMASLHKILGNRSAAVCRELTKMHEEARRGPLSELAAHYAEAGAPRGEVVIVVGPPSADDWDAGRIDAALRAALEDMRVKEAAGHVAEASGWSRRDVYARALALKGGDTPR; encoded by the coding sequence ATGACCGAAACATCCCGGGAAATTCTTGGCGAAGCTATCCGCCGCGGCGGCAAGGAGCAAGCGCTCGGGCCGGGCCTTTATCTGGTTTCGACGCCGATCGGCAATTTGCGTGACATTACCTTGCGAGCTCTGGACGTCCTGGGTCAGGCGGATCGGGTCCTCGCCGAAGATACCCGTGTCACGCGTCGCCTGATAGACGCCTATGGGCTGAAGGTCGAGCTGACGGCCTATCACGACCATAATGGTGAGCGTGTCCGCCCCGGTATCCTGGACGATCTGGAGGCAGGTGCCCGGATTGCTCTGGTGTCGGACGCGGGTACGCCGCTCGTCTCCGACCCGGGCTACAAACTGGCCCGCGATGCGATTGCTGCCGGCATACCGGTCATCGCCATACCTGGCGCATCTGCGGTCCTGGCGGCGCTCGCCATCGCTGGCCTGCCGACCGACTGTTTCACCTTCGCCGGATTCCCGCCGCAAAAGGCCGGACCGCGAGAGGCTTGGCTGGAACCCTTTCGGCATGTGCCTGGCAGTCTCGTCTTCTATGAAGGCGTGTCCCGATTGCCGGCCATGATGGCCAGCCTGCACAAAATTCTGGGTAATCGTTCGGCTGCGGTCTGTCGCGAGCTGACCAAAATGCATGAAGAGGCCCGACGGGGCCCTCTGTCCGAGCTGGCCGCCCACTATGCCGAAGCTGGCGCACCGCGCGGCGAGGTGGTGATTGTTGTCGGCCCGCCGTCCGCCGACGACTGGGATGCAGGCCGGATAGACGCCGCCTTGCGGGCTGCGCTTGAAGACATGCGGGTCAAGGAAGCTGCCGGGCATGTCGCCGAGGCATCGGGTTGGTCGCGACGTGACGTCTACGCGCGCGCCCTGGCGCTCAAGGGCGGGGACACGCCGCGGTGA
- a CDS encoding YraN family protein: MTRARRQAEARGRWAEWLAMAWLVAKGYRLLDHRARTAAGEIDLVARRGEYLVFIEVKARATRAEALDSIGPRQRGRITRAASIWRAPRSSLHHLHLRYDLVLVVPGRWPQHRRAAWVPGDSARDLL, encoded by the coding sequence GTGACCCGCGCCCGACGGCAGGCCGAGGCCCGTGGCCGTTGGGCAGAATGGCTGGCCATGGCCTGGCTCGTCGCCAAAGGATATCGCCTGCTTGACCACAGAGCTCGTACGGCTGCCGGAGAAATCGATCTGGTTGCGCGTCGCGGCGAGTATCTGGTCTTCATCGAGGTCAAGGCGCGCGCAACGCGTGCCGAGGCGCTGGATTCCATCGGGCCTCGCCAACGGGGCCGGATTACCCGTGCCGCCTCGATCTGGCGAGCGCCGCGATCCTCGCTGCATCATTTGCACCTGCGCTACGACCTGGTTCTGGTGGTGCCGGGACGCTGGCCACAGCATCGGCGGGCGGCCTGGGTGCCGGGTGACAGCGCGCGCGACCTTTTGTGA
- a CDS encoding BON domain-containing protein: protein MANRLSSFSLVLVLVAAGIVPAACSSVGSVGQERSIGRQLDDTNASVGIKSAMLRSEGFALDGVDVEVTEGIALLTGRVPRTDDRLMAECLAWSSVAVRNVANEIEVGDGQGFRDRARDAEITARVNGRLISDRAVRSINFNVETRNSRVYLLGVARNRGELERVSAHASLVEGVQEVVSYVRVAGVPTNLPARGERRAEACVGEANPGVESRPGEPNSGPQLLGGSETR, encoded by the coding sequence ATGGCCAACCGCTTATCCTCATTCTCACTCGTCTTGGTCCTGGTGGCCGCCGGGATTGTGCCCGCGGCGTGCAGCAGCGTCGGCTCGGTTGGTCAGGAGCGCTCGATCGGGCGGCAGCTGGATGACACCAACGCCTCGGTGGGCATCAAGTCGGCCATGTTGCGGTCCGAAGGCTTCGCGCTGGATGGCGTCGATGTCGAGGTGACAGAGGGGATCGCCTTGTTGACAGGGCGTGTGCCACGAACTGATGACCGTCTGATGGCTGAATGCCTGGCCTGGTCCTCGGTGGCGGTGCGCAATGTCGCCAACGAGATCGAGGTCGGGGACGGGCAGGGATTTCGGGATCGCGCCCGTGACGCCGAGATCACCGCAAGGGTCAACGGTCGCCTGATTTCCGACCGTGCCGTGCGATCAATCAACTTCAATGTCGAAACGCGGAACAGCCGGGTTTACCTTCTCGGCGTTGCCCGCAACCGGGGCGAGCTCGAGCGGGTCAGCGCCCATGCCTCACTGGTCGAGGGCGTGCAGGAGGTTGTCTCCTATGTTCGTGTTGCCGGTGTGCCGACAAACTTGCCGGCCCGTGGCGAACGTCGGGCCGAGGCCTGTGTGGGTGAAGCCAATCCCGGGGTTGAATCCCGCCCCGGCGAGCCTAACTCCGGTCCGCAATTGCTCGGTGGCTCGGAGACAAGATGA
- the gshB gene encoding glutathione synthase: MAWRVAVQMDPIETVNVDADTTFALMEEAQARGAELFVYHPDQLAWQEGRIMARARPVRVKHIQGEHADLGEVRTLDLASDVDVILMRQDPPFDMAYQTAAHLLEMLKGQTLVLNDPFWVRSSPEKILPLLYPEIIPPTLITRDLTALTGFRDRHEDIIIKPLYGNGGAGVFRLKPGDGNFSALLETFFAQSREPVIAQAFLPAVSAGDKRILIIDGVPVGAINRVPQSGQTRSNMHVGGVAEPSDLSDSDMRICDAIGPILKERDLVLVGIDVIGDRLTEINVTSPTGVQELKRFSGVDACAAFWDAVARRIGS, encoded by the coding sequence ATGGCGTGGCGTGTTGCGGTCCAGATGGACCCGATCGAAACAGTCAATGTGGACGCGGATACGACGTTCGCCCTGATGGAAGAGGCGCAGGCGCGCGGGGCGGAGCTTTTTGTCTACCATCCTGACCAGCTGGCCTGGCAGGAGGGTCGCATCATGGCCCGGGCCCGCCCGGTCAGGGTGAAGCACATCCAGGGGGAGCATGCCGACCTGGGCGAGGTGCGCACACTCGATCTGGCGAGCGATGTCGATGTGATCCTGATGCGTCAGGACCCACCCTTTGACATGGCCTATCAGACGGCCGCCCATTTGCTCGAAATGCTCAAGGGTCAGACGCTTGTGTTGAATGACCCGTTCTGGGTCCGATCGAGCCCGGAAAAGATCCTGCCGCTTCTCTATCCCGAAATCATCCCTCCGACCCTGATCACACGCGATCTGACAGCGCTGACGGGATTTCGGGACCGGCATGAGGACATCATCATCAAGCCGCTCTACGGCAATGGCGGGGCGGGGGTGTTCCGCCTCAAGCCCGGCGACGGGAATTTCTCTGCTCTGCTCGAGACCTTCTTCGCCCAGTCACGCGAGCCGGTGATCGCTCAGGCTTTCCTTCCGGCCGTGTCGGCAGGCGACAAGCGCATCCTGATCATAGATGGCGTGCCGGTCGGTGCCATCAACCGCGTACCGCAGAGCGGGCAGACCCGCTCGAACATGCATGTCGGCGGCGTAGCCGAGCCATCAGACCTGTCTGACAGCGACATGCGGATATGCGATGCGATTGGCCCCATCCTGAAGGAGCGCGATCTTGTGCTTGTCGGCATTGATGTGATCGGTGACCGCTTGACCGAGATCAATGTGACCTCGCCAACCGGCGTGCAGGAACTCAAACGCTTTTCCGGCGTCGATGCCTGTGCCGCCTTTTGGGATGCTGTCGCGCGACGTATCGGTTCCTGA
- a CDS encoding YifB family Mg chelatase-like AAA ATPase has protein sequence MAARTASVAFHGSEARLVDVQVQVAGGSQPIFSIVGLADKAVAESRERVRAAFSALGLSLPSKRLIVNLAPADQPKEGAHFDLPIAIGVLAELDILPKDVAEDYLAFGELGADARIRSAPGALPAAVAAHADGRALICPEGCGPEAAWAGGDLAILAPATLIQLINHFKGSQVLDRPAPGELIEAGPDVDLKQVKGQEGAKRALEIAAAGHHNLLMIGPPGSGKSMLAERLPGLLPPLTATELLDVSMIHSVAGLLERGRLTRNRPFRAPHHSASMAAMVGGGSRARPGEASLAHRGVLFLDELPEFHPQVLDSLRQPLETGSITVARANAHIAYPARFQLVAAMNPCRCGGGGGTGETCRRGARCAIDYQARISGPMIDRIDLQIRVPPVTPADLALPAPPEGTAEAAARVAAAREAQLERGQLNAHLPTDQLDHVAAPDRAGEALLQEAALRQSLTARSYHRILRVARTIADLDGQEAVRRLHIAEALSCRRGLRDAQQAGAKALSG, from the coding sequence GTGGCCGCGCGAACGGCATCTGTCGCTTTTCATGGCTCCGAAGCCCGCCTTGTGGATGTGCAGGTCCAGGTTGCGGGCGGGTCGCAGCCTATCTTTTCCATCGTCGGCCTCGCCGACAAGGCGGTTGCCGAAAGCCGGGAACGGGTACGAGCGGCATTTTCGGCGCTGGGGTTGTCGCTGCCGTCCAAGCGGCTGATCGTCAATCTGGCACCGGCCGACCAACCCAAGGAAGGCGCGCATTTCGATCTGCCGATCGCGATCGGGGTGCTGGCAGAGCTTGATATCCTGCCCAAGGATGTGGCCGAGGACTATCTCGCATTTGGTGAATTGGGGGCGGACGCCCGCATCCGGTCGGCGCCCGGTGCGCTTCCGGCTGCCGTCGCGGCCCATGCCGATGGCAGGGCGCTTATCTGTCCGGAAGGCTGTGGTCCGGAAGCGGCCTGGGCCGGGGGCGATCTCGCCATTTTGGCACCGGCTACGCTTATCCAGCTGATCAATCATTTCAAGGGCAGCCAGGTCCTAGACCGGCCCGCCCCCGGCGAATTGATCGAGGCTGGGCCGGATGTCGACCTGAAACAGGTCAAGGGGCAGGAGGGCGCGAAACGGGCCCTGGAAATAGCTGCTGCCGGTCACCATAACCTGTTGATGATCGGCCCGCCGGGATCGGGAAAGTCGATGTTGGCGGAACGCCTTCCCGGCTTGCTGCCGCCGCTGACTGCGACGGAGCTGCTGGACGTGTCGATGATCCACTCGGTCGCCGGCCTGCTGGAACGCGGTCGGTTGACCCGAAATCGACCTTTCAGGGCGCCGCACCACTCGGCCTCCATGGCGGCGATGGTCGGTGGAGGCAGTCGGGCGAGGCCGGGTGAGGCCTCGCTGGCTCACCGGGGCGTCCTGTTTCTGGACGAATTGCCGGAATTCCATCCACAAGTTCTCGATAGTCTGAGGCAGCCGCTTGAAACAGGGTCGATCACGGTCGCCCGGGCCAATGCCCATATCGCCTATCCGGCCCGTTTCCAGCTGGTCGCGGCAATGAATCCCTGTCGCTGCGGTGGCGGCGGCGGGACCGGGGAAACATGCCGTCGCGGTGCACGCTGCGCCATTGACTACCAGGCCAGGATTTCCGGTCCGATGATTGATAGGATCGACTTGCAGATCAGGGTTCCGCCAGTCACACCCGCCGACTTGGCCCTGCCTGCTCCGCCCGAGGGCACGGCGGAGGCTGCGGCACGTGTGGCTGCGGCCCGGGAGGCGCAACTCGAGCGCGGCCAGCTGAACGCCCACCTGCCGACCGATCAGCTCGACCATGTCGCGGCTCCGGACCGAGCTGGAGAAGCGCTACTGCAAGAGGCCGCCCTGCGCCAGTCCCTCACCGCGCGGTCTTACCACCGGATCCTCCGTGTTGCGCGGACCATTGCCGATCTCGATGGCCAGGAAGCCGTGAGGCGGCTGCATATTGCCGAGGCCCTGTCCTGCCGGCGTGGCCTTCGTGATGCTCAACAGGCAGGCGCGAAAGCCCTGTCTGGCTGA